A portion of the Actomonas aquatica genome contains these proteins:
- a CDS encoding DUF4886 domain-containing protein, with protein sequence MQMKTPLGGRRWLGPTLLWLTLALLVTSVEARTLRLFVIGNSFSQNATRYLPDIARDGGHELILRKAQAGGCFLERHWNALAAALADPTDPAGHLYGGQSLPELLGDETWDVITLQQVSWLSGDPTSYHPFFADLSAYLHRVQPEAEQVVHQIWAYRVDADRFGRVTPDRNAADQVEMWTATRAAYRAVAREFGLRLLPVGDAFQAVHEDPVWGYRPDPAVAAQTWVEPAVPEQPHSLHVGYRWKDGTFGKDANHANVAGEYLGALVWYGVLFAESPTAVTFVPDGLDADFAAHLRAVAAETVAAIEPFNRLEAR encoded by the coding sequence ATGCAGATGAAGACCCCGCTCGGGGGCCGACGTTGGCTCGGCCCGACTTTGCTTTGGCTCACCCTGGCGCTGCTGGTGACCAGTGTGGAGGCGCGCACCCTGCGCCTCTTTGTGATCGGCAACAGTTTTTCGCAAAACGCCACCCGCTACCTGCCGGACATCGCGCGCGATGGTGGTCATGAACTCATCCTGCGGAAAGCGCAGGCCGGCGGGTGTTTCCTCGAACGCCATTGGAACGCGTTGGCCGCAGCGCTGGCGGATCCGACGGATCCGGCGGGACACCTCTACGGCGGTCAGTCCTTGCCGGAGCTACTCGGCGACGAGACCTGGGATGTGATCACGCTGCAACAGGTGTCGTGGCTGTCGGGTGATCCCACGAGTTATCACCCCTTCTTCGCCGACCTGAGCGCCTACCTGCACCGCGTGCAGCCGGAGGCGGAGCAGGTGGTGCATCAGATTTGGGCGTATCGGGTGGATGCCGATCGCTTTGGTCGGGTGACCCCGGACCGCAACGCGGCGGATCAGGTGGAAATGTGGACGGCGACGCGGGCGGCCTATCGAGCGGTGGCGCGCGAGTTTGGGCTGCGTCTCCTGCCGGTGGGCGACGCGTTTCAGGCGGTGCACGAGGATCCGGTGTGGGGCTACCGACCCGACCCCGCGGTTGCGGCGCAAACCTGGGTCGAACCGGCGGTGCCGGAGCAACCGCACTCCCTGCACGTGGGCTACCGCTGGAAGGACGGCACCTTCGGCAAGGACGCCAATCACGCCAATGTGGCCGGTGAATACCTCGGCGCACTCGTGTGGTATGGCGTGTTGTTCGCCGAGTCGCCGACGGCGGTGACCTTTGTGCCGGACGGCTTGGATGCGGACTTCGCTGCGCACCTTCGGGCGGTCGCCGCCGAGACCGTGGCCGCGATTGAACCCTTCAACCGGCTGGAGGCTCGCTGA
- a CDS encoding sulfatase family protein — MSRCLTALRCWLLAGAVAALAHAETAPRPNIVVIFADDLGYGDTSTYRPDGDVRTPAIDRLAADGMRFTAMRANATVCSPSRAALMTGRYADRVGVPGLIRSNFNTWGYLDPTVPTLADLLREAGYHTALVGKWNLGLTPGQLPNDRGFDHFHGFLDDMMDSYTTHLRRGVNFMRLNREEVRPEGHATAVFSDWAIDYFEDRAAPAHRDEPFFLYLAYTAPHYPLQPPPEALARVQARAPEMPEQRALNVALVEDLDTQIGRVMDTLRATGLADNTLVFVTSDNGGALNFSQNNDPWRGGKRDHYDGGLRVPFVATWPAHVAAGTESDYVGLVFDIFVTALEEAGAEVPAGLDAQSLGPALRGEAPTAAENERQLYFVRREGERYGGKTYEALIRGDWKLMQNDPFSPLELYNLKEDPLEQHDRMADEPELAKELTEALALEVQQAGAVPWQAPAKP, encoded by the coding sequence ATGTCCCGTTGCCTAACTGCTCTCCGTTGTTGGCTGTTGGCCGGGGCGGTCGCCGCCTTGGCCCACGCCGAAACCGCACCGCGGCCCAACATCGTGGTGATCTTCGCCGACGATCTGGGTTATGGCGACACCTCCACGTATCGACCGGATGGCGACGTGCGCACGCCGGCCATTGATCGCCTCGCGGCCGACGGCATGCGCTTCACCGCCATGCGCGCCAACGCCACCGTGTGCTCGCCCAGTCGGGCGGCGCTCATGACCGGACGTTACGCCGATCGCGTCGGCGTGCCGGGACTCATTCGCTCGAACTTCAACACCTGGGGTTACCTCGATCCCACGGTGCCGACGCTGGCCGACCTGCTGCGGGAGGCGGGTTATCACACCGCGCTGGTCGGCAAGTGGAACCTCGGCCTCACCCCGGGGCAGTTGCCCAACGACCGCGGGTTCGATCACTTTCACGGCTTCCTCGACGACATGATGGACAGCTACACCACGCACCTGCGGCGCGGCGTGAATTTCATGCGGCTCAATCGCGAGGAAGTGCGGCCGGAGGGCCACGCCACGGCGGTGTTTTCGGATTGGGCGATCGACTATTTTGAGGACCGCGCGGCGCCCGCGCACCGCGACGAACCGTTCTTCCTCTATCTCGCCTACACCGCGCCGCACTATCCGTTGCAACCGCCGCCCGAAGCCTTGGCCCGCGTCCAGGCCCGGGCGCCGGAGATGCCGGAGCAGCGCGCGCTCAATGTCGCGTTGGTCGAGGATCTCGATACTCAGATCGGTCGGGTGATGGACACCCTGCGCGCCACCGGTCTGGCGGACAACACGCTCGTTTTCGTGACATCGGACAACGGCGGCGCGCTCAATTTTTCGCAGAACAACGACCCGTGGCGCGGCGGGAAGCGCGACCACTACGATGGCGGACTGCGCGTGCCGTTTGTCGCGACCTGGCCCGCCCACGTGGCGGCGGGCACGGAGTCCGATTACGTGGGACTGGTATTTGATATCTTCGTCACGGCGCTGGAGGAGGCGGGCGCCGAGGTTCCCGCCGGTCTGGATGCGCAGAGTTTGGGGCCGGCCTTGCGCGGCGAAGCGCCGACCGCGGCGGAGAACGAGCGGCAGTTGTATTTTGTGCGCCGCGAGGGGGAGCGTTACGGCGGTAAAACCTACGAGGCCCTCATTCGCGGCGACTGGAAGCTCATGCAGAACGATCCCTTCTCGCCGCTGGAGTTGTATAACCTGAAGGAGGATCCGCTGGAGCAACATGACCGGATGGCGGACGAACCGGAGTTGGCGAAGGAGCTGACCGAAGCGCTCGCGCTCGAGGTGCAGCAAGCCGGCGCGGTGCCGTGGCAGGCGCCGGCGAAGCCGTAG
- a CDS encoding sulfatase family protein, giving the protein MLRSRFLRSAVVGLLLAGALTRSLFAAESSASAPRNVVIILSDDHRYDFMSFHEHAPDFLQTPNLDRMAAEGAHLKNAFVTTSLCSPSRASILSGQYAHRHGVVDNTTPIPERTRFFPSDLQAAGYKTAFFGKWHMGESDDRPRPGFDRWLSFEGQGVYRDPLFNIDGEEVQCEGYTTDLLTDYALDWLQQQPADQPFLLYLSHKAVHSKFEPAERHLDAYGDIKIPYPATMARTESNAAGKPRWVQDQRFSWHGVEYPYHGRTDFDTFYRNYAETLLALDENVGRVLDYLEEHGLAENTLVLYLGDNGFLLGEHGLIDKRHAYEASIRIPMLAWCPGYVPAGSTIEPLVRNIDIAPTLLELTGATSSIAMDGLSFLPLLHGDTLNTATTDREFLYEYYWEYAYPQTPTTFALRGDRYKYITYQGIWDKSELYDLQTDPEERHNLIDVPAMHDIALAMRHRLFDRLEADNAMQVPVRRGDYQAGERLLHD; this is encoded by the coding sequence ATGCTACGCTCCCGTTTTCTCCGGTCCGCCGTGGTCGGCCTGCTTTTGGCCGGCGCCCTAACCCGTTCGCTGTTCGCCGCCGAGTCCTCCGCCTCCGCCCCGCGCAATGTCGTGATCATCCTCTCCGACGATCACCGCTACGACTTCATGAGTTTCCATGAGCACGCCCCCGACTTCCTGCAGACCCCGAATCTCGACCGCATGGCGGCCGAAGGTGCCCACCTCAAAAACGCCTTCGTCACCACCTCCCTCTGCTCCCCCAGCCGCGCGTCCATCCTCTCCGGTCAATACGCCCACCGCCACGGCGTGGTCGACAACACCACGCCCATTCCGGAGCGCACCCGCTTCTTCCCCAGCGACCTGCAGGCCGCCGGCTACAAAACCGCCTTCTTCGGCAAATGGCACATGGGCGAATCCGACGATCGACCGCGGCCGGGTTTTGACCGTTGGTTGAGCTTCGAGGGTCAGGGCGTCTACCGCGACCCGCTCTTCAACATCGATGGCGAGGAGGTGCAGTGCGAAGGCTATACGACCGATCTGCTCACCGACTACGCCTTGGACTGGCTGCAGCAACAACCCGCCGACCAGCCCTTCCTGCTCTACCTCTCGCACAAGGCCGTGCACTCAAAATTCGAGCCCGCCGAGCGTCACCTCGACGCCTACGGGGACATAAAGATTCCCTACCCCGCCACCATGGCCCGCACCGAATCCAACGCCGCCGGCAAACCGCGTTGGGTGCAGGATCAACGCTTCAGCTGGCACGGCGTGGAGTATCCCTATCACGGGCGCACCGACTTCGACACCTTCTACCGCAACTACGCCGAGACCCTGCTCGCGCTCGATGAAAACGTCGGTCGCGTGCTCGACTATTTGGAAGAACACGGCCTCGCCGAAAACACCCTCGTGCTCTACCTCGGCGACAACGGTTTCCTGTTGGGCGAACACGGCCTCATCGACAAACGCCACGCCTACGAAGCGTCCATCCGCATTCCCATGTTGGCCTGGTGTCCGGGCTACGTGCCCGCCGGCAGCACCATCGAGCCCCTCGTGCGCAACATCGACATCGCGCCCACCCTGCTCGAGCTCACCGGCGCCACCAGCAGCATCGCCATGGACGGCCTGTCCTTCCTGCCCCTGCTCCACGGCGACACCCTCAACACCGCGACGACCGACCGCGAGTTCCTCTACGAATATTATTGGGAATACGCCTACCCGCAGACCCCGACCACCTTCGCTCTGCGCGGCGACCGCTACAAATACATCACCTATCAGGGCATCTGGGATAAGAGTGAACTCTACGACCTGCAGACCGATCCGGAAGAGCGGCACAACCTCATCGACGTGCCCGCCATGCACGACATCGCACTGGCCATGCGCCACCGCCTCTTCGACCGCCTCGAAGCCGACAACGCCATGCAAGTCCCCGTCCGCCGCGGCGACTACCAAGCCGGCGAACGCCTCCTCCACGACTGA
- a CDS encoding MFS transporter, with product MNTAPTPPDSPAAPEAASSTAAAPQRISWKERIGFALGTLPFNFGGAGINQIAYPIYNLTLGMSPTLIGIVLAIVRLWDGFTDPLMGSVSDNCRHKWGRRRPFIAIGALLCAITFPLIWLVPATWSGGWAFGYFLVSMLLFYTAFTIYGVPYLTLGYEISPDTNERVRVHAVRAVVSKLTFFILPWVFAVAQWPIFEDTMSGMRTLGFIIGGLFIVLAVPAVLFTRERMVHRAAVQKKVPLKEGLKLTFRNRPFLYLVGIVLGMLVGTNLVGYLGIYVNSYHVFDGDTAAGASLHAKAQTVYAVAGMISVPIVARMATRFGKLAVIKWCIGCGILASISQFWFFSKAYPQLQYLSMLLLSPSISGFWVLIDPMKADTADYDEFTSGCRREGTYAAVANWLEKTILTGTMLLSGVVLDLSGFDATLGGAQPDGAMLWVRITFATVPALLLLGSLVLALRYPLKDARVAGMRAELEARRG from the coding sequence TTGAACACCGCCCCGACCCCACCTGATTCTCCCGCCGCACCGGAGGCGGCTTCGTCGACAGCCGCCGCGCCGCAGCGCATCTCGTGGAAGGAACGCATCGGTTTCGCGTTGGGCACGCTGCCCTTTAATTTCGGTGGCGCCGGCATCAATCAGATCGCCTACCCGATCTACAACCTGACGCTGGGCATGAGCCCAACGCTCATTGGCATCGTGCTCGCGATCGTGCGTCTCTGGGACGGTTTCACCGATCCGCTGATGGGCTCGGTGAGCGACAACTGCCGACACAAGTGGGGCCGCCGTCGGCCGTTCATCGCCATCGGCGCGCTGCTGTGTGCGATCACCTTTCCGCTGATCTGGTTGGTGCCAGCCACCTGGAGCGGCGGCTGGGCCTTCGGCTACTTTCTGGTGTCGATGCTGTTGTTCTACACGGCGTTCACCATCTACGGCGTGCCGTATCTGACGCTTGGATACGAAATCTCGCCCGACACCAACGAACGCGTGCGGGTGCATGCGGTGCGGGCGGTGGTGTCGAAGCTCACCTTCTTCATCCTGCCGTGGGTCTTCGCCGTGGCGCAGTGGCCGATCTTCGAGGACACGATGTCGGGCATGCGCACGCTGGGTTTCATCATTGGCGGCCTGTTCATCGTGCTGGCAGTGCCGGCGGTGCTGTTCACCCGGGAGCGCATGGTGCACCGGGCGGCGGTGCAGAAAAAGGTGCCGCTCAAGGAAGGCCTCAAGCTGACCTTCCGCAATCGTCCCTTCCTCTACCTCGTGGGCATTGTGCTCGGCATGCTGGTGGGCACCAATCTGGTGGGTTACCTCGGCATCTACGTGAACAGTTACCACGTCTTTGATGGCGACACCGCGGCGGGGGCGTCGCTGCACGCCAAGGCGCAGACGGTGTATGCGGTCGCCGGCATGATCTCGGTGCCGATCGTGGCGCGCATGGCGACCCGTTTCGGCAAGCTGGCGGTGATCAAGTGGTGCATCGGCTGCGGCATCCTCGCCTCGATCAGTCAGTTCTGGTTCTTCAGCAAGGCGTATCCGCAGCTCCAATACCTTTCGATGCTGCTGCTGTCGCCGAGCATCTCGGGCTTCTGGGTGTTGATTGACCCCATGAAGGCGGACACGGCGGATTACGATGAATTCACCTCCGGTTGTCGGCGTGAAGGCACCTATGCGGCGGTGGCGAACTGGTTGGAGAAGACGATTCTCACCGGCACGATGTTGCTGTCGGGTGTGGTGCTGGACCTCTCGGGATTTGACGCGACGCTGGGCGGCGCGCAACCGGACGGCGCCATGCTTTGGGTGCGCATCACCTTTGCGACGGTGCCCGCGTTGTTGCTCCTGGGCAGCCTGGTGCTGGCCCTGCGTTATCCGCTGAAGGATGCCCGCGTCGCCGGCATGCGCGCGGAGCTGGAAGCGCGGCGGGGGTAG